The DNA window CCGCCGCGCGCATCCCCCCGCCGGGGTTTTCGGGCTAACGGTTCGTGGTCGTCGCCGATTGCATTCCGTAGTAGTCGCAGGGAGGACGAGGTGTACGTGATCACGGACAGGCTGGCCGTGCTCTTCGCGGCATGGCGTGCCGAGATCATCTCGGCGCCGTTGCCGCCGCTGCCCGAGCGGGCGGTGGCGTTGCGGGCGATCGAGCGGGGACGCCGGGTGGATGCGTCCCCCGACGACGCACCCACCCGGTCGGGTACCGCGGTGGCCGCAAGAGGATCAGTTTAGAGGCGCACGGCCGGAATGTGACCACCTGTCGGCGAAACGTTACCAACGGTCACGATCGTTGCGCCGGTCGCTGACGCCCGTGACGAGCCGGAGGATCACCAGCAGCAGGATGGCGCCGAGCACGGCGACGCCGAAACTCGGGAAGTCGAAGTCGAACGTGCGCTCCTTGCCGGTGGCCAGGCGGTAGA is part of the Amycolatopsis sp. CA-230715 genome and encodes:
- a CDS encoding GlsB/YeaQ/YmgE family stress response membrane protein gives rise to the protein MGIFSWIIFGALAGWAANVVIGGRDRRRGCLFSVLVGVLGAALGGFVYRLATGKERTFDFDFPSFGVAVLGAILLLVILRLVTGVSDRRNDRDRW